One Edaphobacter flagellatus genomic region harbors:
- a CDS encoding amidohydrolase family protein, translated as MRIIASAMIFSAAIAASAQQQPIILHNAALVDGTGATARQHVDITMHKGRIESVRPAFKQAPSRVEIVDCTGKTVIPALISAHSHLGILLNNADPSPDAYTTENVTAALNQFERYGVTTIVSLGLNRDLVYELREQQRAGKLEGATILTAGRGIGVPNGAPGLNVAPDQVYRPATPEEARKDVNELASHHADLVKLWLDSGHGKIPAMSPAIYTAIIEEAHKHHLKVAAHVYTLDDARSLVNANVDILAHSVRDQAIDAAFAQSLIQHKVWYIPTLALDEAFYLYAASPEVMQSAFFKQAAGPQLLAKLTATDYAEKTLAAPQTEQAKKDHVIAMKNLKMLSDAGVSIAFGTDSGAVTGRIPGFSEHRELEDLVEAGITPLQAISLATGESGRLIHELNPHLNVGLVKEDYSADLIILSADPLMDIRNTRRIDAVYHHGVLVPNTPPKN; from the coding sequence ATGCGAATCATCGCCAGTGCCATGATCTTTTCTGCCGCAATTGCAGCATCGGCGCAACAGCAGCCCATTATTCTGCACAACGCCGCGCTGGTCGACGGCACCGGCGCAACAGCGCGTCAGCACGTCGACATCACGATGCACAAAGGCAGGATCGAGAGCGTTCGCCCTGCTTTCAAGCAGGCTCCCAGCCGCGTTGAGATCGTCGACTGCACAGGTAAGACAGTCATTCCGGCGCTGATTAGCGCGCACTCGCATCTCGGCATCCTGCTCAACAATGCAGACCCTTCTCCGGATGCGTACACAACGGAAAACGTGACCGCCGCGCTCAACCAGTTCGAGCGTTACGGCGTAACGACAATTGTTTCGCTTGGGCTCAATCGCGATCTTGTCTATGAGCTTCGCGAGCAGCAGCGTGCGGGCAAGCTCGAAGGCGCGACGATCCTCACCGCAGGACGCGGCATCGGCGTACCCAACGGCGCACCGGGCCTGAACGTTGCACCCGATCAGGTCTATCGCCCGGCAACGCCGGAGGAAGCACGCAAAGATGTCAATGAATTGGCCAGCCATCATGCCGATCTGGTGAAGTTATGGCTCGATAGCGGGCACGGCAAAATCCCGGCCATGTCGCCAGCCATTTACACCGCCATCATCGAGGAGGCGCATAAGCATCACTTGAAGGTTGCCGCGCATGTCTATACGCTCGACGATGCGCGCAGCCTGGTGAATGCGAACGTGGATATCCTTGCGCACTCCGTCCGCGATCAGGCCATCGATGCTGCCTTCGCTCAGTCGCTGATCCAGCACAAAGTCTGGTACATTCCTACGCTCGCTCTCGATGAGGCCTTCTATCTCTATGCCGCAAGCCCTGAGGTGATGCAGTCCGCGTTCTTCAAGCAGGCCGCCGGACCGCAGCTTCTGGCAAAGCTCACCGCCACTGACTATGCCGAGAAGACGCTGGCCGCGCCGCAGACGGAACAGGCGAAGAAGGATCACGTCATCGCGATGAAGAATCTCAAGATGCTTTCGGACGCTGGGGTCTCGATCGCCTTTGGCACGGATTCCGGAGCCGTTACCGGCCGCATTCCAGGGTTCAGCGAACATCGTGAGCTCGAAGATCTGGTCGAAGCAGGCATTACGCCACTGCAAGCCATCTCGCTTGCAACAGGCGAGAGCGGACGCCTCATCCATGAGCTTAACCCGCATCTCAACGTGGGGCTCGTCAAGGAGGATTACTCTGCAGATCTCATCATCCTCTCGGCCGATCCTCTGATGGACATTCGCAATACGCGCCGCATCGACGCGGTCTATCACCATGGTGTGCTCGTTCCCAACACACCACCGAAGAACTGA
- the nusA gene encoding transcription termination factor NusA — protein sequence MASALYQSIEILSRDKGIDANVVVGAVEDAIALATRKYYKTQENMRAEMDRETGEIRAYVFKTVVDGPEQVEDEINQLTLEQARALAPEVEVGGELRFYKDTTPLGRIAAQMAKQVIFQKVREAERDTVFNEYAHRANEVLTATVKRLEPMDVIFDLGKAEARMPKREQSRLEQFAVGERVRVVLLRVDRAAKGPQVIVSRASPILVQNLFQSEVPEIYDNTVTIKAIAREAGERTKIAVQSRDKDVDPVGACVGMKGMRVQSIIRELRGEKIDIIEFSDEITTFAEKALQPAKVSRVSITDLGEKQLEVIVDDTQLSLAIGKKGQNVRLAAKLLQWKIDIKSEEEKRQEVEQQMQAMGGGPSTPIEQVSELGESIIEKLVAAGITTVESLADMTPEQLEEVPGIGEKTVEKISVAVRHYFGQYEEGEERPATVAAAVEGEGSVKTPEEILASEAGTGSAKEVNAFSAEDIAEAEEKASDSDAYSDADAREEQIEQDNDAIDTLVDEAQEVSDEGIDDGNDRG from the coding sequence ATGGCAAGTGCTTTGTATCAGTCGATCGAAATTTTGAGCCGCGATAAGGGCATCGATGCAAACGTCGTCGTAGGCGCCGTCGAAGACGCAATCGCGCTGGCGACACGCAAGTACTACAAGACGCAGGAGAACATGCGCGCCGAGATGGACCGCGAAACGGGTGAGATCCGCGCGTATGTGTTCAAAACAGTGGTCGACGGCCCCGAGCAGGTCGAGGACGAAATCAACCAGCTGACGCTGGAGCAGGCCCGCGCCCTCGCACCCGAGGTTGAGGTCGGCGGTGAGCTGCGCTTCTACAAGGACACCACGCCGCTCGGCCGTATCGCAGCGCAGATGGCCAAGCAGGTTATTTTTCAGAAGGTCCGCGAGGCTGAGCGCGATACAGTCTTCAACGAGTATGCGCACCGCGCCAATGAGGTCCTCACAGCGACCGTCAAACGTCTGGAGCCGATGGACGTCATCTTTGACCTCGGCAAGGCGGAGGCCCGCATGCCCAAGCGCGAGCAGTCGCGTCTGGAGCAGTTTGCCGTCGGCGAGCGTGTACGCGTTGTGCTGCTGCGCGTCGACCGCGCTGCCAAGGGCCCGCAGGTCATCGTCTCCCGCGCCTCACCGATCCTCGTGCAGAATCTCTTCCAGAGCGAAGTGCCGGAGATCTACGACAACACGGTGACCATCAAGGCCATCGCGCGAGAGGCCGGCGAGCGCACCAAGATCGCCGTACAGTCCCGCGACAAGGACGTCGACCCGGTCGGCGCCTGCGTCGGCATGAAAGGCATGCGCGTGCAGTCCATCATCCGTGAGCTGCGCGGCGAGAAGATCGACATCATCGAGTTCTCCGACGAGATCACCACCTTCGCGGAGAAAGCATTGCAGCCCGCCAAGGTATCGCGCGTCTCCATCACCGATCTCGGCGAGAAGCAGCTTGAGGTCATCGTCGACGACACCCAGCTCTCGCTTGCCATCGGTAAGAAGGGACAGAACGTCCGCCTGGCCGCCAAGCTGCTGCAGTGGAAGATCGACATCAAGAGCGAAGAGGAGAAGCGCCAGGAGGTCGAACAGCAGATGCAGGCCATGGGTGGCGGGCCTTCGACGCCGATCGAGCAGGTCTCCGAGCTTGGTGAGTCCATCATCGAGAAGCTGGTGGCTGCAGGCATCACCACGGTCGAGTCACTTGCCGACATGACCCCCGAGCAGCTCGAAGAGGTTCCGGGCATTGGCGAAAAGACGGTCGAGAAGATTTCGGTCGCCGTGCGCCATTATTTCGGACAGTACGAAGAAGGCGAAGAGCGTCCCGCGACGGTCGCTGCGGCTGTAGAAGGGGAGGGTTCTGTGAAAACTCCGGAAGAAATTCTCGCAAGTGAAGCTGGAACAGGTAGCGCAAAAGAGGTCAACGCATTCAGCGCCGAGGATATCGCCGAAGCTGAAGAGAAGGCGTCGGACTCCGATGCATACAGCGACGCAGATGCGCGCGAAGAACAGATCGAGCAAGATAACGATGCCATCGACACCCTGGTCGACGAAGCCCAGGAGGTCTCCGACGAAGGCATCGACGATGGAAACGACCGTGGCTAG
- a CDS encoding beta-1,6-N-acetylglucosaminyltransferase yields the protein MNPAIGFVLLTHNNPDQILFLCEQLTKLFDNAPIVIHHDFSQCQVNVGLFPKNVSFVEDWLTTQWGSWGIVGGKLKALRRLYADHNPDWFVVLSAADFPIKPAQSILDDLYNGGFDAYLYHRQIERCDLPIPHEKGFGNENFVHPAWERLAFERYVAIGFGFYKLATRMKWRTKAFYLRQRFLIEKLTPFHGSVKCYAGDFWLTGNRATAEALIADSELNRSLIAHFMRRPVPDEGFTHTVLGNVPSLKISPDNKRFTDWAGQFNHPRTLTEADIPHLLSSSSHFARKFQFNREMLLRLSEQLSQTQLELDRQSA from the coding sequence GTGAATCCTGCCATTGGTTTTGTGCTCCTGACGCACAACAATCCAGACCAGATCCTGTTCCTCTGCGAACAGCTGACGAAGCTTTTCGACAACGCACCCATCGTCATTCATCACGACTTCAGCCAATGCCAAGTGAATGTCGGGCTCTTCCCGAAAAACGTCAGCTTTGTTGAGGATTGGCTTACGACGCAGTGGGGAAGCTGGGGTATTGTTGGGGGCAAGCTTAAAGCCTTACGCCGTCTCTATGCCGATCACAACCCAGACTGGTTTGTTGTTCTAAGCGCGGCGGACTTTCCCATAAAGCCAGCGCAGTCCATCTTGGACGATCTCTACAACGGCGGCTTCGATGCATATCTCTATCATCGGCAAATCGAACGCTGCGACCTGCCGATTCCGCATGAAAAAGGATTTGGAAACGAAAATTTCGTGCACCCGGCCTGGGAACGGCTCGCTTTTGAGCGGTATGTGGCCATCGGCTTTGGCTTCTATAAGCTGGCTACTCGCATGAAGTGGAGAACCAAAGCTTTTTATCTGCGTCAAAGGTTCCTGATCGAGAAACTGACCCCGTTTCATGGCTCTGTTAAATGTTATGCCGGAGACTTCTGGCTGACCGGCAACCGTGCAACCGCGGAAGCATTGATAGCAGACAGCGAGCTGAACCGCAGCCTGATTGCCCACTTTATGCGCCGCCCCGTTCCCGATGAAGGGTTTACGCATACAGTGCTGGGCAATGTCCCGTCTTTGAAAATATCGCCCGACAATAAGCGTTTTACAGACTGGGCCGGTCAGTTCAATCATCCGCGCACTCTGACCGAGGCCGACATTCCGCACCTGCTGTCCTCTTCGTCTCATTTCGCGCGAAAGTTCCAATTCAATCGGGAGATGCTGCTCCGACTCAGCGAGCAACTCTCCCAGACACAACTGGAGTTAGACCGTCAGAGCGCCTGA
- the infB gene encoding translation initiation factor IF-2: MSKVRINDLARELEVKSKSILDALTAVGVTEKKTHSSSIEADEAEKVRAYLTGGSRASGAGKPAADSKPKFDLSKVSKPGDALKAILERKQAETAAKAAPPVAARPAVVVPPATAQRPAAAPSTPPVAVAPPAVAPAAPQGPRKIVPQPRPQANIVAPPQQAPAIATKPPAGPVIARPPATPPAAPVQERPVVVATPKPAAPAAVQPPATPVAPPAPAVQQAVAPATPAPAPAPVVEPPAATPAETAPEAPAAAVTAPAAPARRVIMPQTGPRPIYTAPVNAPGVPPRNRPIFERPRPQGPGAPGGNRPSLPPGARRPMHPTRSFPGGPGGPGGPGGRPGFGGPGGRPGGPGGRPGFGGPRPGFGGPRPGAPGLLPPGSVEAPAGRPQGRPAPRGRGGNQRYEKSKEGPMKGFAPPPRFGGVQIPHEPLPITRTITVTEGISVKDLAEKLDIRGKDLIATLLMRGVFVTVNQSLEGELVKDVARQFGADATIISVEEQMENEAIEGFLEDTTGMTEIVRSPVVTVMGHVDHGKTSLLDAIRLTDVAAGEAGGITQHIGAYKVKITKPDSPAFGREIVFLDTPGHEAFTRMRARGAKVTDIVVIVVAADDGVMPQTLEAIDHAKAASVPIIVAINKIDKPEANPDRIKQQLAERGLQLQGWGGDVEYVEVSAKKRMNLDKLEEMICLVADVNEQKAQPERPAVGTVIEAKLDRGRGAVASILVQNGTLRIGDSYIVGNTFGKVRAMFDDRGRAIEEAGPSTPVEILGLEAIPDAGDTFLVMADRDRAKEIARYRTLKEREAQLAKSSRVSLEGLSEQIKQAGMKDLNLILKGDVQGSVEVLADSLEKMSTEKVRVRVLRAGVGAITESDVLLASASNAVVIGFNVRPDRKAAEIAERENVEIRIHSIIYELQDEITKAMYGLLEPVFKENYLGRAEVLNVFKITKVGQIAGCIVRDGLIRRDAQVKVERNGEEVWKGKIASLKRFKDDASEVRQGVECGIDLGNFKDIQVGDFIEAFTTERLAAELGQTAAQRKAESGDSASA; encoded by the coding sequence ATGAGCAAAGTTCGAATCAACGATCTGGCACGCGAACTGGAAGTGAAGAGCAAGTCCATTCTGGACGCGCTGACGGCTGTCGGCGTTACAGAGAAGAAGACCCACTCCAGCTCTATTGAAGCCGACGAAGCAGAGAAGGTTCGCGCCTACCTGACAGGCGGCTCGCGTGCATCGGGCGCCGGTAAACCGGCTGCCGACTCCAAGCCGAAGTTCGACCTCTCCAAGGTCTCCAAACCCGGCGATGCACTGAAGGCAATCCTCGAGCGTAAGCAGGCCGAGACCGCAGCTAAGGCTGCACCACCCGTTGCAGCGCGTCCGGCCGTTGTGGTCCCGCCCGCTACAGCACAGCGTCCGGCAGCAGCGCCGAGCACTCCTCCGGTTGCCGTCGCGCCTCCTGCTGTAGCTCCGGCTGCGCCTCAAGGTCCGCGAAAGATCGTCCCGCAGCCTCGCCCACAGGCAAATATTGTTGCTCCTCCGCAACAGGCACCGGCCATCGCCACCAAGCCGCCGGCAGGACCGGTTATTGCCCGTCCCCCAGCTACGCCTCCCGCCGCTCCTGTGCAGGAACGCCCGGTGGTCGTTGCGACTCCGAAGCCAGCGGCACCGGCTGCGGTACAGCCACCCGCTACACCGGTTGCGCCTCCCGCTCCGGCTGTGCAGCAAGCAGTCGCACCGGCCACACCAGCCCCTGCCCCAGCTCCGGTCGTTGAGCCTCCGGCAGCTACGCCAGCAGAGACGGCGCCAGAAGCACCCGCAGCAGCCGTAACAGCGCCCGCCGCACCTGCGCGCCGCGTCATCATGCCGCAGACAGGCCCACGCCCCATTTATACGGCCCCTGTCAACGCACCTGGAGTTCCGCCGCGTAATCGCCCCATCTTTGAGCGGCCACGCCCACAGGGCCCTGGAGCCCCCGGAGGCAACCGTCCCTCGCTTCCACCCGGAGCGCGACGGCCCATGCATCCTACGCGCAGCTTCCCCGGCGGTCCAGGTGGCCCCGGAGGTCCAGGCGGACGCCCAGGCTTTGGCGGACCCGGAGGTCGCCCTGGCGGCCCAGGTGGTCGTCCCGGCTTCGGTGGACCGCGCCCTGGCTTTGGTGGCCCACGCCCCGGAGCCCCCGGTCTGCTTCCTCCAGGTTCGGTCGAAGCCCCGGCTGGCCGTCCGCAGGGCCGTCCCGCACCTCGCGGTCGAGGCGGAAACCAACGTTACGAAAAGAGCAAAGAAGGCCCGATGAAGGGCTTTGCTCCGCCACCGCGTTTTGGTGGAGTCCAGATCCCCCACGAGCCGCTGCCGATCACCCGCACCATTACCGTGACGGAAGGCATCAGCGTCAAGGATCTCGCCGAGAAGCTCGACATCCGCGGCAAGGACCTGATCGCAACGCTGTTGATGCGTGGCGTCTTCGTCACGGTCAACCAGTCGCTCGAAGGCGAGCTGGTGAAGGACGTCGCGCGCCAGTTCGGCGCAGACGCTACCATCATCTCGGTCGAAGAGCAGATGGAGAACGAGGCCATCGAAGGCTTCCTCGAGGACACGACCGGCATGACCGAGATCGTGCGCTCGCCCGTGGTCACCGTCATGGGCCACGTCGATCACGGTAAGACCTCGCTGCTCGACGCCATCCGCTTGACCGATGTCGCCGCAGGCGAGGCTGGAGGCATCACCCAGCACATCGGCGCCTACAAGGTCAAAATTACCAAGCCCGACTCGCCCGCCTTCGGCCGCGAGATCGTCTTCCTCGACACCCCCGGTCATGAGGCCTTCACCCGCATGCGTGCTCGCGGAGCCAAGGTCACAGACATCGTCGTCATCGTGGTCGCAGCCGACGATGGCGTCATGCCGCAGACGCTTGAGGCGATCGACCATGCCAAGGCCGCCAGCGTGCCGATCATCGTGGCGATCAACAAGATCGACAAGCCCGAAGCCAACCCCGACCGCATCAAGCAGCAGCTCGCCGAGCGCGGCCTGCAGCTCCAGGGCTGGGGCGGCGACGTCGAATACGTGGAGGTGTCTGCCAAGAAGCGCATGAACCTCGACAAGCTCGAGGAGATGATCTGCCTCGTCGCCGACGTCAACGAGCAAAAGGCACAGCCGGAGCGTCCCGCTGTCGGTACCGTCATCGAAGCCAAGCTCGATCGCGGACGCGGCGCGGTAGCCTCCATCCTGGTGCAGAACGGAACGCTCCGCATCGGTGACAGCTACATCGTCGGCAACACGTTTGGTAAGGTCCGTGCCATGTTCGACGACCGCGGACGCGCCATCGAAGAGGCTGGCCCCTCGACCCCAGTTGAGATCCTCGGCCTCGAAGCCATCCCCGATGCTGGCGATACCTTCCTCGTCATGGCCGACCGCGACCGTGCCAAGGAAATCGCACGCTACCGTACGCTGAAGGAGCGCGAGGCGCAGCTTGCCAAGAGCTCGCGTGTCTCGCTCGAGGGCCTCTCCGAGCAGATCAAGCAGGCCGGCATGAAGGACCTGAACCTCATCCTCAAGGGCGACGTGCAGGGCTCTGTCGAAGTGCTCGCCGACTCGCTCGAGAAGATGTCCACGGAAAAGGTTCGAGTCCGCGTACTTCGCGCAGGCGTCGGTGCCATCACGGAATCCGACGTGCTGCTGGCGTCGGCCTCGAACGCTGTCGTCATCGGCTTCAACGTGCGTCCAGACCGCAAGGCCGCCGAGATCGCCGAGCGCGAGAACGTCGAGATCCGCATCCACTCGATCATCTACGAACTGCAGGACGAGATCACCAAGGCCATGTACGGCCTGCTCGAGCCTGTGTTCAAGGAGAACTACCTGGGACGCGCCGAGGTGCTCAACGTCTTCAAGATCACCAAGGTCGGCCAGATCGCTGGCTGCATCGTTCGCGACGGACTTATACGCCGCGACGCGCAGGTCAAGGTCGAGCGCAACGGCGAGGAGGTCTGGAAGGGCAAGATCGCTTCGCTCAAGCGCTTCAAGGACGATGCCTCCGAGGTCCGTCAGGGTGTCGAGTGCGGTATCGATCTCGGCAACTTCAAGGACATTCAGGTCGGCGATTTCATCGAGGCCTTCACCACCGAGCGTCTCGCCGCCGAACTCGGCCAGACCGCAGCACAACGCAAGGCAGAGAGCGGAGATTCTGCCAGCGCATAG
- a CDS encoding agmatine deiminase family protein — MTASTPTPRDRNFRMPAEWDPHSATWIAWPHNAEDWPGKFQPIPWVYADIVRHLSSVEDVHILVNSQDAEKRATNFLRRAGANLARLHFHQWETDRVWLRDSGPIFVKNPQGELALTNWRFNAWAKYDNYRRDDQIPHHVARLYSMEEFQPQVEVEGKPQRLVLEGGSIDTNGAGILLTTEECLLSEVQQRNPGVSREQLEKAFHDYLGIDQVLWLNRGAAGDDTHGHVDDITRFVTENTILTCVEPSTHDENHLPLAENLDRLRSARNLEGKPFKVVELPMPAPVIFDNQRLPASYANFYIANDLVLVPTFNDPNDRHALNIVAECFPTRKVTGIHCTDFIWGLGALHCMTQQEPA; from the coding sequence ATGACAGCCAGCACACCGACACCTCGCGACCGTAACTTCCGCATGCCCGCCGAATGGGACCCCCACTCCGCTACGTGGATCGCATGGCCGCACAACGCTGAGGATTGGCCCGGCAAGTTCCAGCCCATTCCATGGGTTTACGCCGACATTGTTCGCCACCTCTCTTCCGTGGAAGATGTCCACATCCTCGTCAACAGCCAGGATGCCGAAAAACGCGCAACCAACTTCCTCCGCCGCGCTGGAGCGAACCTCGCCCGCCTGCACTTCCACCAATGGGAAACAGATCGCGTCTGGCTGCGCGACTCCGGCCCCATCTTCGTCAAGAATCCGCAAGGCGAGCTCGCGCTCACCAACTGGCGCTTCAACGCCTGGGCCAAGTATGACAACTATCGCCGCGACGACCAGATTCCGCACCACGTTGCCAGACTCTACAGCATGGAAGAGTTCCAGCCTCAGGTTGAGGTCGAAGGCAAACCGCAACGCCTCGTTCTTGAGGGCGGCTCCATCGACACCAACGGTGCAGGCATCCTGCTGACGACCGAAGAGTGCCTACTCTCCGAGGTGCAGCAGCGTAACCCGGGAGTCTCGCGCGAACAGCTCGAAAAAGCCTTCCACGACTACCTCGGCATCGACCAGGTTCTCTGGCTCAATCGCGGCGCAGCCGGTGACGACACCCACGGTCACGTCGATGACATCACCCGTTTCGTCACCGAAAACACCATCCTCACCTGCGTCGAGCCCAGCACACATGACGAAAATCACCTGCCGCTGGCGGAAAATCTCGACCGTCTGCGCTCCGCCCGCAATCTCGAAGGCAAGCCCTTCAAGGTCGTCGAACTGCCGATGCCCGCGCCTGTTATCTTCGACAATCAGCGGCTTCCGGCCAGCTATGCCAACTTCTATATCGCGAATGATCTGGTGCTGGTGCCCACGTTCAACGACCCGAACGATCGCCACGCGCTGAACATCGTCGCGGAGTGCTTCCCTACCCGCAAGGTGACCGGAATTCACTGCACCGACTTCATCTGGGGCCTCGGCGCGCTACACTGCATGACGCAACAGGAGCCTGCGTAA
- a CDS encoding ribosome maturation factor RimP: protein MALNLDTIRATAERVAASHHLDVVDLEYQGGAKFRTLRIFIEKNAEERAKLAAKTAPEGADEDAALPKGVPAEMLSGVTHEDCASFAQDFGTVLDVEDLMPGAEYTLEVSSPGLERRLQKPEDYVRFTGSLVKIQTFSPVNNNRHWQGRLTGFANNVLTLDLSAVKQKGKAKKAVTAPVVEIPLANIEKAQLVAEL, encoded by the coding sequence ATGGCGTTGAATCTGGACACAATTCGGGCAACAGCAGAGCGCGTAGCCGCCTCGCACCACCTCGACGTGGTCGACCTGGAGTATCAGGGCGGCGCGAAGTTCCGCACGCTTCGCATCTTCATCGAAAAGAACGCCGAGGAGCGCGCGAAGCTTGCCGCTAAAACCGCCCCTGAAGGCGCGGACGAGGATGCTGCCCTGCCCAAAGGTGTTCCCGCCGAGATGCTCTCGGGCGTTACGCACGAAGATTGCGCCAGCTTCGCGCAGGACTTCGGCACCGTCCTCGACGTAGAAGATCTGATGCCCGGAGCTGAGTACACCCTTGAGGTCTCCTCGCCCGGCCTGGAGCGTCGGCTGCAAAAGCCCGAAGACTACGTCCGCTTTACCGGAAGCCTCGTGAAGATTCAGACTTTTTCGCCGGTCAACAATAACCGGCACTGGCAGGGGCGCCTGACAGGTTTTGCGAATAACGTACTGACGCTGGACCTCTCTGCCGTCAAGCAGAAGGGCAAGGCAAAGAAAGCTGTAACCGCGCCGGTGGTGGAGATTCCGCTGGCCAATATAGAAAAGGCGCAGCTGGTGGCTGAACTCTAG
- a CDS encoding DUF4386 domain-containing protein — translation MTQRADARAAGIAYLSYIVFTMSSSIIYGKATAGDDVAQQLSNLSQMLLSARVTILLDLLQVLCALVLAVTLYRLTKTFAPSLALFAMMFRVGEGLFGALPILSKLELIRLVSTHALNADAAGYSLLANYILSRPDEQFSEFCFVVGGFVFAYLLLRGRMIPSWLAWIGVITIGVQMICVPLHMAGFVKGSIVNLLWMPILAYEIPLGFWLIFKGVEDSHRPIRHTAQA, via the coding sequence GTGACTCAACGTGCCGATGCCAGGGCTGCGGGGATCGCGTACCTCAGCTATATCGTGTTTACGATGTCCAGCAGCATCATCTACGGAAAAGCCACTGCGGGTGATGATGTCGCGCAACAACTTTCCAATCTTTCGCAGATGCTTCTTTCGGCGCGTGTAACCATACTGCTGGATCTTCTGCAGGTTCTTTGCGCGCTGGTGCTGGCTGTAACGCTATATCGCCTTACCAAAACCTTTGCTCCGTCGCTTGCCTTGTTCGCGATGATGTTTCGTGTTGGGGAGGGATTGTTCGGGGCATTGCCCATACTCAGCAAACTTGAGCTGATTCGTTTGGTAAGCACTCATGCTTTGAACGCAGACGCGGCCGGATATAGCCTTCTTGCGAACTACATCCTGAGTCGGCCTGACGAGCAATTCAGTGAGTTCTGCTTTGTCGTGGGTGGATTCGTTTTTGCGTATCTTCTTCTGCGTGGACGCATGATTCCGAGCTGGCTGGCATGGATCGGAGTTATCACGATCGGTGTGCAGATGATTTGTGTTCCATTGCACATGGCCGGCTTTGTCAAAGGTTCGATCGTGAACTTACTCTGGATGCCGATTTTGGCTTACGAGATTCCGCTCGGATTCTGGTTGATTTTTAAGGGCGTAGAGGATTCTCATCGTCCGATCCGTCATACAGCGCAGGCATAA
- a CDS encoding sugar MFS transporter: MAISAETTTSYSSGTAQKTDVRAMSIATMLFFMWGFLTCLNDILIPHLKGIFDLNYAQAMLVQFCFFSSYFIFALPSGKLVEWRGYKGTMVIGLLVMAVGAFLFLPASASASFGLFLSALVILAAGITTLQVAANPYVAHLGPPETSAARLNLSQAFNSFGTFVAPFFGSAFILVEAPMAQEKLKTLSASALQAYRAQQASSVRLPYLGIGLTLVLLAISFAVVKMPTMDFTRDIRPGELNEGTDDSIWKHPVLLAGALAIFVYVGAEVSIGSFLVNYFGLPDIAGFTEKTAAKYVALYWGGAMVGRFIGSALLTKFRTSVVLGTAAVMSCLLVTTSILTHGHTAMWTILAVGLFNSVMFPSIFTVGLTGLGPLTSKGSSLMVAAIVGGALIPLAEGHLADAIGVQHAFMIPAVCYIYIALFGYIGGRRAEHEAGVTV, translated from the coding sequence ATGGCTATCAGTGCAGAAACCACCACAAGTTATTCCTCGGGTACGGCGCAGAAGACGGATGTCCGTGCAATGAGCATCGCTACGATGCTCTTTTTCATGTGGGGGTTCCTTACCTGCCTGAACGACATCCTGATTCCGCACCTGAAGGGCATCTTCGACCTGAACTACGCCCAGGCGATGCTGGTGCAGTTCTGCTTCTTCTCGTCGTACTTCATCTTTGCGCTGCCCTCAGGCAAGCTGGTGGAGTGGCGCGGCTATAAGGGCACGATGGTGATCGGGCTGCTGGTGATGGCTGTTGGTGCGTTCCTCTTTCTGCCCGCCTCGGCGTCCGCCTCGTTCGGGTTATTTCTGTCGGCACTGGTCATTCTGGCGGCTGGAATTACGACGCTGCAGGTTGCTGCGAATCCATACGTGGCGCATCTCGGGCCTCCGGAGACCAGTGCGGCACGACTGAATTTGTCGCAGGCGTTCAATTCGTTTGGGACATTTGTCGCTCCTTTTTTCGGCAGTGCATTCATTCTGGTTGAGGCGCCGATGGCGCAGGAGAAACTAAAGACGCTTTCGGCCAGTGCGCTGCAGGCGTACCGGGCGCAGCAGGCTTCGTCCGTGCGCCTGCCTTACCTGGGAATCGGGCTGACGCTGGTGCTGCTGGCGATTTCGTTCGCTGTGGTGAAGATGCCGACGATGGACTTCACGCGCGACATTCGTCCTGGCGAGTTGAATGAAGGCACAGACGACAGCATCTGGAAACACCCGGTGCTGCTTGCCGGAGCGCTGGCCATCTTTGTTTATGTCGGCGCGGAGGTTTCCATCGGTAGCTTTCTGGTGAACTACTTCGGTCTGCCGGATATTGCCGGGTTTACGGAGAAGACAGCGGCGAAGTATGTGGCTCTGTACTGGGGTGGTGCGATGGTGGGCCGGTTTATCGGCTCGGCACTGCTGACAAAGTTCAGGACAAGCGTAGTGCTGGGAACGGCTGCTGTGATGTCATGCCTGCTGGTGACGACGTCGATTCTTACGCACGGACACACGGCGATGTGGACGATTCTTGCGGTGGGCCTGTTCAACTCGGTGATGTTCCCGAGCATCTTTACGGTTGGCCTGACAGGACTGGGGCCGCTGACGAGCAAAGGATCGAGTCTGATGGTGGCTGCGATCGTCGGCGGAGCACTGATTCCGCTGGCCGAAGGACATCTGGCCGATGCCATCGGCGTGCAGCATGCGTTCATGATCCCCGCAGTCTGCTATATCTACATCGCACTGTTTGGATACATCGGAGGACGCAGAGCCGAGCATGAAGCTGGCGTAACGGTTTAG